The Parafrankia discariae region CGACCAGCGTCCCGCCGGTGATCAGCGTTCGCACGTCGTCGTCCTCACGTCGTTCCTCCCTTCGGCTGTCGCCGCGCCGGTCCGTCCCCACGCCGGGTCTGCCACCCGCCTGACCGGCGGCCCAGGACGGGACGGCGCGCGGCCGTTCACGGCGCGGTGAGGTCGCCGTAGGTGTCCGGCCGCCGGTCGCGGTAGAACGCCCACCGGTCGCGCACCGTGGTCAGCAGGCTCATGTCCAGGTCGCGGACCAGCAGCTCCGGTTCGTGCGCGTCCGCGGTGCCGTCGACGAACGTCCCCTCGGGGTCGACGAAGTAGGAGGTTCCGTAGAAGTCGTCGTCACCCAGGTCCTCGACACCCACCCGGTTGACCGCGCCGACGTAGTACTCGTTGGCGACCGCGGCCGCGGGCTGCTCGAGCTTCCACAGGTAGTTCGACAGGCCGCGTGACGTGGCGGACGGATTGAACACCAGCTCGGCCCCGTTCAGGCCGAGGGCGCGCCAGCCCTCCGGGAAATGGCGGTCGTAACAGATGTACACGCCGATCCGGCCGACCGCCGTGTCGAAGACCGGGTATCCGAGGTTCCCGGGCCGGAAGTAGAATTTCTCCCAGAATCCGGTCACGTGCGGGATGTGGGTCTTGCGGTACTTGCCGAGAAAGGTGCCGTCGGCGTCGACGACCGCCGCCGTGTTGTAAAGGATTCCGGGTTGCTCCTGCTCGTAGACCGGCAGAATCATCACTATCCCGAGTTCCGCGGCGAGGGCGGCGAAGCGGTCGACCACCGGCCCCGGGACCGATTCCGCGTAGGAGTAGAAGGCAGCGTCCTGAACCTGGCAGAAATAGGGCCCGTAGAAGAGCTCCTGGAAACAGATGACCTGCGCGCCGAGCGCGGCGGCTGACCGCGCGTGCTCCTCGTGGGCTTTGATCATCGTTTCCTGGTCGCCCGTCCACCGGGCCTGGACAAGCGCCGCTCGGATCGTCCTGGACATGCGTCGCCCCTGTCAGCCGCGCTGGCCGGGTGCGAGCGGCCGCCTGCCGGCCGTCCGCGAGCCGGCCCCGGTGCCGGGGAGCCTGGCTCGACAACCGTCCGCCCTGCGTGACGGACGCCGTCCCGTGCGGGCATCGTCGCCCCCCCGCGGCCCGGACGGCATCTTGACGCGCGGAGGGACCCTCCTTCGCCCGCGGAGACCACCCCGCCGCGCGACCCGCGAGACCGACCCGCGCCCTGGCCTGGCCTGGCCTGATCCCGGGCCGGCCCGGCCCGGCCCGGCCTGGCCCGGCCTGGCCTGGAGGCGGCTACTCCCCCGTGCCGTCCGCGGCGAGCGCCGGATCGGACGGCACCAGGTACCCGCGCTCCAGATAGCCGGCGCCGTCGCCCTGGCCGCGCAGCTCGGCGGCGGCCCGGACCCGCCGGGCGTGCATGACGGGCAGCACGTCATCGACCTCCGAGATCGGCGTGAAGGCGCAGTTGATGATCTCGTCCATGTCGACCTGGATCCGAGCCCGCCACGGCTCCGGCAGCAGCCCGCCGTCGAAGACGAACAGCAGCATGTCTCCGGCGATCTCGTCGGAGGCCCAGTCGACCGCCAGCAGCGGCCCGATCGGCGGGACGATGCCGATCTCCTCCTCGACCTCACGGACACACGCCGCGTAGGGCGACTCGCCGGGCTCGATGAAGCCGCCCGGGATGTCCCACCCTGGCTTGTAGGACGGCTCGACCAGCAGGACCCGGCCCTCCTCGTCGAAGAAGAGCGCCCCGGCGGCGGCCCGGGGCCGCGCCATCGGCGGCGGCCCGCCCGGGAGCCCGCCAGCGGCGACCGGCGCGTGGGCGCTGTCCGTGGTCTCGCCGGGCAGGGCATCCAGCGCCGCGGGCCGGCCGCCCGGACCGCCCTCCGCCCCGCGCGCGGTCCCACCGGTACCCGTGGTCCCGACGCCGCGCGCGTTCACCGCACCACCCGCGTTCACCGCACCACCCGCGTTCACGACGCCACGCGCGTTCACGACGCTCCCCGCGGGCGTCCCCGCCTCGCCGGGAGCACCGGTTCGGGCGCGGGCCTCCCCTCCCCCGGAAACGGCCGACGGTTGGCGGGGCACCGAGGCGCTCTTCCCGGGCATGAACGTCGAGCCGGCTGCGGATGACGTGCGGTCAGGCTGACGGGGGCCGGCAGTCATGGTGGTCCCTTCTGCTACGGACGAAGTAGCTTGTACTGGGCTTATTACACGAATCTGGGAAAATTTCCGACGTCAGGTTGCGCACGGTCGGCCGGGAAGCCGGCCGCGGCGCCGACCCGGCCCGGCGATCGGCACCGGAGCCGGGTTCCCAGGGCAGCCTGGAAACATCGGCAGGACGCCCACGTCGGGCAGAGCGGACCTCCTACCTCGGGAG contains the following coding sequences:
- a CDS encoding nitrilase-related carbon-nitrogen hydrolase, producing MSRTIRAALVQARWTGDQETMIKAHEEHARSAAALGAQVICFQELFYGPYFCQVQDAAFYSYAESVPGPVVDRFAALAAELGIVMILPVYEQEQPGILYNTAAVVDADGTFLGKYRKTHIPHVTGFWEKFYFRPGNLGYPVFDTAVGRIGVYICYDRHFPEGWRALGLNGAELVFNPSATSRGLSNYLWKLEQPAAAVANEYYVGAVNRVGVEDLGDDDFYGTSYFVDPEGTFVDGTADAHEPELLVRDLDMSLLTTVRDRWAFYRDRRPDTYGDLTAP
- a CDS encoding NUDIX domain-containing protein yields the protein MNARGVVNAGGAVNAGGAVNARGVGTTGTGGTARGAEGGPGGRPAALDALPGETTDSAHAPVAAGGLPGGPPPMARPRAAAGALFFDEEGRVLLVEPSYKPGWDIPGGFIEPGESPYAACVREVEEEIGIVPPIGPLLAVDWASDEIAGDMLLFVFDGGLLPEPWRARIQVDMDEIINCAFTPISEVDDVLPVMHARRVRAAAELRGQGDGAGYLERGYLVPSDPALAADGTGE